Proteins encoded in a region of the Saccharothrix ecbatanensis genome:
- a CDS encoding LLM class F420-dependent oxidoreductase encodes MRLGLNLGYWGAGNDAANLELAKEADRLGFSVVWAAEAYGSDAPTVLAWVAAQTERVDVGSAILQIPARTPAMTAMTAATLDSLSGGRFRLGLGVSGPQVSEGWYGARFDKPLGRTREYIDIVNTALRRERLSYDGEHYTLPLPDGPGKALKLTVHPVREHIPVYLAAIGPKNVELAGEIADGWLALFFSPEHSGDALAALKAGRDKAGKTLDGYDIAATVPLVVGEDWRACADQIRPYTALYVGGMGSRKKNFYNDNAVRMGFAAEAAEVQDKYLAKDYDGAMAALPLGFLDGTALLGTKERIADKMRAYAEAGVTTLTLSPMLQDLEQGIAALRTATEALDLAGVGS; translated from the coding sequence GTGCGACTGGGACTGAACCTCGGGTACTGGGGCGCGGGCAACGACGCCGCGAACCTCGAACTGGCCAAGGAAGCCGACCGGCTGGGCTTTTCGGTGGTGTGGGCCGCCGAGGCCTACGGCTCCGACGCCCCCACGGTCCTGGCCTGGGTGGCCGCGCAGACCGAACGCGTCGACGTCGGCAGCGCGATCCTCCAGATCCCCGCGCGGACACCGGCGATGACCGCGATGACCGCCGCCACCCTCGACTCGCTGTCCGGCGGCCGGTTCCGGCTCGGCCTCGGCGTGTCCGGGCCGCAGGTGTCGGAGGGCTGGTACGGCGCGCGGTTCGACAAGCCCCTGGGCCGCACCCGCGAGTACATCGACATCGTCAACACCGCCCTGCGCCGCGAGCGGCTGTCCTACGACGGCGAGCACTACACGCTGCCGCTGCCCGACGGCCCCGGCAAGGCCCTCAAGCTGACCGTGCACCCCGTGCGCGAGCACATCCCCGTCTACCTGGCCGCCATCGGCCCGAAGAACGTCGAGCTGGCCGGCGAGATCGCCGACGGCTGGCTCGCGCTGTTCTTCTCGCCCGAGCACTCCGGCGACGCGCTCGCCGCGCTCAAGGCCGGCCGCGACAAGGCGGGCAAGACCCTCGACGGGTACGACATCGCCGCCACCGTCCCGCTCGTCGTCGGCGAGGACTGGCGCGCCTGCGCCGACCAGATCCGGCCCTACACGGCGCTGTATGTCGGCGGCATGGGCAGCAGGAAGAAGAACTTCTACAACGACAACGCGGTGCGCATGGGCTTCGCCGCCGAAGCCGCCGAGGTGCAGGACAAGTACCTCGCCAAGGACTACGACGGTGCCATGGCCGCCCTGCCGCTCGGCTTCCTCGACGGCACCGCCCTGCTCGGCACCAAGGAGCGCATCGCCGACAAGATGCGCGCCTACGCCGAAGCAGGGGTCACCACCCTCACGCTTTCGCCCATGCTGCAAGATCTTGAGCAGGGGATCGCCGCGCTCCGCACGGCGACCGAAGCTCTGGATCTGGCAGGAGTGGGTAGTTGA
- a CDS encoding undecaprenyl-diphosphate phosphatase yields MSWLQALVLGLVQGLTEFLPISSSAHVRIVSQLFFGNDAGASFTAVIQLGTEVAVLIYFAKDIGNFIKAWFVGLFSKAARKTEDYRMAWYVIIGSIPISVLGYLFKDEIRSSFRNLWITATVLVVFGILLGVADHFAQHLRSKLKLTDAVGMGLAQALALIPGVSRSGGTLTAGLFLGLDRAAAARYSFLLALPAVFGAGIFSIPDVLDRSGSNAASVPQMIVATIVAFGVGYATIAWLLRYVSKHSYSAFVWYRLLLGITLMGLLSMGLLNAT; encoded by the coding sequence TTGAGCTGGTTGCAGGCCCTTGTCCTAGGACTGGTCCAAGGACTCACGGAATTCCTGCCCATTTCCTCGTCGGCGCACGTCAGGATCGTCTCCCAGCTCTTCTTCGGCAACGACGCGGGCGCGTCGTTCACCGCGGTCATCCAGCTGGGCACCGAAGTCGCGGTGCTGATCTACTTCGCCAAGGACATCGGCAACTTCATCAAAGCGTGGTTCGTCGGCCTGTTCAGCAAGGCCGCGCGCAAGACCGAGGACTACCGGATGGCCTGGTACGTCATCATCGGGTCCATCCCGATCAGCGTGCTCGGCTACCTGTTCAAGGACGAGATCCGGTCCTCGTTCCGGAACCTGTGGATCACCGCCACCGTGCTGGTGGTGTTCGGCATCCTGCTCGGCGTCGCCGACCACTTCGCCCAGCACCTGCGGTCCAAGCTGAAGCTCACCGACGCGGTCGGCATGGGCCTCGCCCAGGCCCTCGCGCTGATCCCCGGTGTGTCCCGTTCCGGCGGCACCCTGACGGCGGGCCTGTTCCTCGGCCTGGACCGCGCTGCCGCCGCGCGCTACTCGTTCCTGCTGGCGCTGCCCGCGGTGTTCGGGGCCGGGATCTTCAGCATCCCCGACGTGCTCGACCGGTCCGGGTCCAACGCCGCCTCCGTGCCGCAGATGATCGTGGCCACGATCGTCGCGTTCGGCGTCGGCTACGCCACCATCGCCTGGCTGCTGCGGTACGTCTCGAAGCACAGCTACTCGGCGTTCGTGTGGTACCGGCTGCTGCTGGGCATCACGCTGATGGGGCTGCTGTCGATGGGTCTGCTCAACGCCACATAG